The Achromobacter deleyi region ATTGATAACCTCGACCTGCTTGGAGCGCTCGGTCAGGGCATTGACCTCGCGTATCGACTCATAGTTGCTTTGCAGGAAGTAGGCAGCCAGACCTCCAACCGCGGCGATCAACACCGCGAAAAACGCCATCACCCACAGCAGCATCGTGCCGACGCGGGCATCGCGCAGCCGCAGTTTGCGCTTGACCTTGGGTGCGCGCGCGGCTTTTTTCTTGCCGGCCTTGCCGGGCTTTGCACCGGATTCGAGACTCGCTTCCATTTATTTCCCCATCCCTCAGGAACTGCTTTGACCAAATGAAAAACCACCCTGTGGACACGCCCTGTTACACGGGGCATACACTCAGGGCGACGTACATTGCGGCTTGCGCCGCAATGCTCTCTGCCGAACTGCAGGGCTACTTGCCCTGAGGCGCCAAACCGGTCGGTTCGCCCGGTCCCGGTATGTAGATGGTTTGCACCTCAGGTTCCATCGCGGGCCGTGCCCAGTCCTGAGGCAAATCAGGAGCAGGCGCCGGTCCCAGCAATTTCTGGCGTTCCCAGGGTTCCAGCAGAATATTGGTGCTGTCGACAAGCCGCATCAGCCGGCCGTCAGGGCCGAACTGCAACAGGGCTTCCTTACGGCTGTACAGGCCGTCGGGGACAAAAGTGATCTTGAAGGACCAGAGCGCCAGGAAGGTGCCGTCGCTCTGTTTGTAGAATTTGTCAGGCGGGGCAGTCAGCGCCCGCGAGGCCTCTTCCAGCGTGGTCTGCCCCGGCGTCAGGGTCGACAGCTTGCCCGGGTCGAAATTGTGACCCGTTGCCGCGCAGCCGGCGAGCAAGACCGCAATCGCGGCCGTCGCCAGAAGATGTATATAACCTCGCATACCCTACCCATTTGCCGGCATCGCCGGCGTCAGAAAGATTCCCAATCGTCGTCCGAAGGCGCTTGCCGCCGGCTGGCCGCGGGCGCCGGTTTCGATTCGACCGGCGCTGCAGCCGGGGCCGCCGGACGCGGCGCCGGACGACGCGGCGGACGGGCTGCCGCCGCGCCCGCGGCCGCTTCCGGCCTGGCGCCTGCAACATGCGTCAGACGCGCGGCGGGAGCTGCCCTCGGCGCCGCTGCGGCCGTTGCCGGCTCGGCCTTGCGCACCGGCGCGGCCACGCGGGGGGCCGCCCGATGCGACTGCGCCAATTGGCGCGTCGGCACTTCGATGACCTCGCCCGCATTGATCTTGAACACGGCCACGGCTTCGACCAGGCGCTGCGCCTGCTCCTGCAGCGAGCCGGCCGCGGCCGCCGCTTCTTCCACCAGCGCCGCGTTCTGCTGCGTCACTTCGTCCATCTGCGACACCGCCCGGTTCACCTGGTCGATACCGCTGGACTGCTCCTCGGACGCCGCCGAGATCTCGCCCATGATGTCCGTCACCCGCTTGACCGACGCCACGATCTCCTGCATCGTCGCGCCGGCGCGTTCCACCTGCTGCGAGCCCGCGCCCACCTTGGTCACCGAGTCTTCGATCAGCCCCTTGATTTCCTTGGCCGCTTGCGCGCTGCGCTGCGCCAGCGAGCGGACTTCGCCCGCCACCACCGCAAAGCCCTTGCCCTGCTCGCCCGCCCGCGCCGCTTCCACCGCCGCGTTCAGCGCCAGGATGTTGGTCTGGAACGCGATCCCGTCGATCACCGACACGATTTCCGAGATCTTGCGCGAGCTGGCCGAAATGCCCTGCATCGTGCTGACCACTTCCGACACCGCCGAACCGCCGCGCTCGGCCACGTCCGAAGCGCTGGCCGCCAGCTGGTTGGCCTGGCGCGCGTTGTCCGCGTTCTGCTTCACCGTCGACGCCAACTGCTCCATGGAGGCCGCGGTTTCCTCCAGCGAGGCCGCCTGCTCTTCGGTGCGGCTGGACAGGTCCGTGTTGCCCGCCGAGATCTCGCGCGAGCCCACATTGATCTCGTCCACGCCGCGGCGCACCGCCGACACGGTACGGGTCAGGCTTTCCTGCATGCGCTTGACCGCCGCCATGAGAGCGCCGATTTCGTTGCTGGAATTCACTTCCACGCGCACGGTCAGGTCCCCGCCGGCGATCTTGTCGAAGCTGTCGCTGACGACGCGCAGGGGACGCAGGATCACGCGGTTCATGAACAGGAAGGCGCCCAGCGAAACCGCCAGGATCAGCACCGCCAGCGCGATATAGACGTAGGCCATCGTCGCCGCCTGCGTGCGCGACGAGGACACCATCTCTTCGCTGTAGCTGTTGATGCTGCCGGCAAAGTCGCCCAGCTGCTTGAAGAAGAGCCCGCTCGCGGCGCCGGCCTTGGTATTCTTCAAGGACAGGTAGGTCGCGGCATCGCCCTTGTCCAGGGCCGACATCATGGCTTGCAGGGCGTCGGCGAAACCGTTGAAGGACGAGATCAGTTCGCCTTCGGCGGACTTGCCGATCTCCGTGGTCTTCGGAATACCCTTGAAGGTCTCGATCTTTTTCTTGGCCTCCGTGACCAGCTGCTGCACGGTGCGCGAATTCTCGGCCGCGCCGTTCGTGTCGCCGGCGGCGCGCTGAGCGGCGGCGATATCGGCGCGGATCGTGGCGCGCAGCATCTGCGTATAGGCGTCCTTGATCAGATTGTTCTGCTGCACGCTCAGGGTATCCAAAGCGTTGATCGCCCGGGCGTTGGATTGCATGCTGTTCCAACCCAAGACAATGGCAACGAGCGCGGCCAGGGCAACTGCCAATTGGGCAAGCATCAAGCCCGTGCGCACCTTCAGATTGCTAAACATTTTCCGTATGTTCCGGTAGTCGTCCCGGCGGCGCTCTTTCGCCGCCGGACCGTAAAGGGGAGTTTCTCTACTGCCTGTTCAATGCACTGGCGGAACGCTCCGTCAGAATGACTCCCAATCGTCATCCGACGGCTGCACCCGGCGAGCGGCGGGCGGAGGGGTGGCCGAAGCCGTGTCCGCCGTCTCGGCGGCGCGCGTGGCCGGCCGGCGCAGCGGGCGCGTCGCGGACGCGGTTGCGGGCTTGGGCCGCGCAACCTGCGTCAAGCGAGGCGCCGGCGCGGCCTTCGGAGCCGGTTCCGCCGGTTTCGCGGCGGGTTCGGCCTGCTGAGCCGGAGCCTGCGGCGCCGAAACACGCGGAGCGCTGCGTTGCTGCGCCAGTTGGCGGGCCGGCACTTCGATCACTTCGCCCGCGTTGATCTTGAACACGGCCACCGCTTCGGCCAGGCGCTGCGCCTGCTCCTGCAGCGAGCCGGCCGCGGCCGCCGCTTCTTCCACCAGCGCCGCGTTCTGCTGCGTCACTTCGTCCATCTGCGACACCGCCCGGTTCACCTGGTCGATACCGCTGGACTGCTCCTCGGACGCCGCCGAGATCTCGCCCATGATGTCCGTCACCCGCTTGACCGACGCCACGATCTCTTGCATCGTCGCGCCGGCGCGTTCCACCTGCTGCGAGCCCGCGCCCACCTTGGTCACCGAGTCTTCGATCAAACCCTTGATTTCCTTGGCCGCCTGCGCGCTGCGCTGCGCCAGCGAGCGGACTTCGCCCGCCACCACCGCGAAGCCCTTGCCCTGCTCGCCCGCGCGCGCCGCTTCCACCGCCGCGTTCAGCGCCAGGATGTTCGTCTGGAACGCAATCCCGTCGATCACCGACACGATTTCCGAGATCTTGCGCGAGCTGGCCGAGATCTCCTGCATGGTGTTGACCACTTCCGACACCGCCGAACCGCCGCGCTCGGCTACGTCCGAGGCACTGGCCGCCAGCTGGTTGGCCTGGCGCGCGTTATCCGCGTTCTGCTTCACCGTCGACGCCAGCTGCTCCATGGAGGCCGCGGTTTCCTCGAGCGAGGCTGCCTGCTGCTCCGTGCGGCTGGACAGGTCCGTGTTGCCCGCCGAGATTTCCCGCGAGCCCACATTGATCTCGTCCACGCCGCGGCGCACCGTCGACACCGTGCGGGTCAGGCTTTCCTGCATGCGCTTGATCGCGCCAAACAGGTGGCCGATCTCATTGGTGCTGCGGACCTCGATGCGGCCGGTGAAATCGCCACCGGCGATCTTGTCGAAATGGTCGCCTGCCTCGCGCAGCGGACGCAGCACGGTGCGATTGATGAAAAGCCAGCAGCCCACGGCCAGCGCCAGGGAAATCGCCAGCAGCACGATGGTCACGGTGCGCGAGATGCGGTGATCGACCTCTGCCTGCACGACCAGTTCGTCGGTGCGCGTATCCACGAACTGCAGCACCCCGTTCACCGCTTCGCGGAACGCGATATTGGCGGCGCTGCCGGCATCGTTCAGATCCAGGTATTCCTGTATTGCCATGTTCGACAACGCGGCGGCCTGGCGCTTGTACACGTCGTCGAACTGCTTATAGGACGCTTCCAGCTTTTCCACCAGCGCTTCGGAACCGGCCATGCGCGGCGCCTTGCGGAATGCCTCCAGCGACTTGCTGCCTTCCTGCATGAACGCGTCGGCACTCTTGGCCTGGGACGTGGCCTGCTCGGTCTTGCCCTGCTGCATGTCCATCAGCGAGTTCGCCAGCAGCAGCCGGCCGCGCAGATAGGCGGTGTAGGCGCGATTGAGTTGCGTCGCCTGGTTGGAATAGGCGTCGTTCACCCGCTCCAATTTTTCATTACTGGAGTTCAAACCCATCCACGCCACGCCATTGGATATGAACATGGCGCCCGAGAAGAGCAACAGCACCAGGACGATACAGGTGCGAACTTTCAAATTTCCAAGCATGAAATATCCGAGCGTTATGCAACGTGAAACGACAATTCCCTACCCTGCACGCAACCACGGACGCCCTGGCTTTGTGCCAGCAGCGTCCGCAAGTGCGCTACTCGCCGCGCTCCGTGGAGCACGGCCCAGAGGCTTACCGCATTACTTGCGGCTGAACAGGCTGGACCCCTGAATGGTCATGAAAGCCGCCGACGCCGCCTGCAATGCCACCTGACGCAATGCGAGCTGGCTTGCGCCGGCGTAGTAGTCCAGATCTTCCAGATCCGACAAGGACTTGGAGTACGACAGGCCCTTCTGGGTGCCGGTTGCGTCCAGCGCATCCAGTTCGTTCAGGCGCGCGCCCACCGAAGCGGCCACGGTCAGGACGTTGTCGTAATTGCTTGCCAACTTCTTGTTCGCGGTGGCCAGCTCGTTGTTCAGGCGGGCCAGCGCTTTTTCGTCGCCGGCGATCGGCGAGTCCAGCACCTTGATCAGGTTGTCCAGCGTATTGAACATGTCCACGTCCGCGGACTGGATGCTCTCGACATTGATCACGTCGCCGTTCTGGGGCACACCCTTGATCACGACGGCAACGCCGCCGAAGTCGATGCTGGAGTCTGCCGTATAGGCCGTGGGCGCGGCGGGCGGCGCGGGCGTGATCACCGGCGGCACCGGCGGATTGGCGTTCGGATCGGTGGTGGTCACCCGGTAGCCCATGGCGCCAGTGGCGGGATCCGCTTCGAATTGCACGCTGAAATTCTTGCCGATGTTGGGGCTGCCCGGCGTGACCGACACGGTGCCGAACTGGGCCGTGCCCGAGTTGGCCGGCGCGGCCGTGCTGACATAGGCTTGCGAACCCGGGTTGGCGCGATTGAAGATGTCGCTGCCCAGGTCGCTGGTGGACAGCTGGCGGGACTGGTCGACCTGCACCGTGCGTTCGCCGGTGGCGCCGCTGTAGACGATCTTGCCCGACGCATCCTGGGCGTAAGGAACCACGCCGCCCTGGTAACCCGAGAACAGATACTGGCCGTTGCCGTCGGTGCTGTTCGCCAGGCCCAGCAAGGCGTCGCGGGCGCTCTTCAAGGCGGTCGACAGGGCTTGGCGGTCGCTGTCGGCGAAGGTGCCGTTACCGGCTTGCACGACCCGGGTACGCACGTCCTGCAATGCGGTCGTGATCGAGTCCAGGATGTTGCTTTCCTGGCCGAGGTTGGTCTTGGCCGTATTGCGGTTCAGGCCATAGGTGCTGTTCATGCTCTGCGTCTGAGCGACGCCGATGGACAGCGACGCCGACAGAGGATCATCCGCCGGGCTCAGGAACTTGCGTCCGCTACCGACCTGCTCGACCAGGCGATTCATGTCGGATTCCTGAGCAAGCACACCGCTCAGGCCGTTCGTGTACATCATCGTGGTGCTCAGGCGCATGGTGCAACTCCGAAAATCTTTTTAGTAATCACAGTTCAACGTTCTGATCAGCTGCGCAGACCCAGCAGCGTGTCAAACACGGTGCTCGCCACGTCAATGATGCGGGCGCTGGCCTGATACTGCTCCTGGTACAGCGACAGGCTGACGTACTCTTCGTTCAGGTTGACGCCCGACACCGCCTGCTGGGCAGCCGTGGTCTGCTTGATCAGGTTGACCTGCGCCGTGGCCGCCG contains the following coding sequences:
- a CDS encoding methyl-accepting chemotaxis protein → MFSNLKVRTGLMLAQLAVALAALVAIVLGWNSMQSNARAINALDTLSVQQNNLIKDAYTQMLRATIRADIAAAQRAAGDTNGAAENSRTVQQLVTEAKKKIETFKGIPKTTEIGKSAEGELISSFNGFADALQAMMSALDKGDAATYLSLKNTKAGAASGLFFKQLGDFAGSINSYSEEMVSSSRTQAATMAYVYIALAVLILAVSLGAFLFMNRVILRPLRVVSDSFDKIAGGDLTVRVEVNSSNEIGALMAAVKRMQESLTRTVSAVRRGVDEINVGSREISAGNTDLSSRTEEQAASLEETAASMEQLASTVKQNADNARQANQLAASASDVAERGGSAVSEVVSTMQGISASSRKISEIVSVIDGIAFQTNILALNAAVEAARAGEQGKGFAVVAGEVRSLAQRSAQAAKEIKGLIEDSVTKVGAGSQQVERAGATMQEIVASVKRVTDIMGEISAASEEQSSGIDQVNRAVSQMDEVTQQNAALVEEAAAAAGSLQEQAQRLVEAVAVFKINAGEVIEVPTRQLAQSHRAAPRVAAPVRKAEPATAAAAPRAAPAARLTHVAGARPEAAAGAAAARPPRRPAPRPAAPAAAPVESKPAPAASRRQAPSDDDWESF
- a CDS encoding methyl-accepting chemotaxis protein yields the protein MLGNLKVRTCIVLVLLLFSGAMFISNGVAWMGLNSSNEKLERVNDAYSNQATQLNRAYTAYLRGRLLLANSLMDMQQGKTEQATSQAKSADAFMQEGSKSLEAFRKAPRMAGSEALVEKLEASYKQFDDVYKRQAAALSNMAIQEYLDLNDAGSAANIAFREAVNGVLQFVDTRTDELVVQAEVDHRISRTVTIVLLAISLALAVGCWLFINRTVLRPLREAGDHFDKIAGGDFTGRIEVRSTNEIGHLFGAIKRMQESLTRTVSTVRRGVDEINVGSREISAGNTDLSSRTEQQAASLEETAASMEQLASTVKQNADNARQANQLAASASDVAERGGSAVSEVVNTMQEISASSRKISEIVSVIDGIAFQTNILALNAAVEAARAGEQGKGFAVVAGEVRSLAQRSAQAAKEIKGLIEDSVTKVGAGSQQVERAGATMQEIVASVKRVTDIMGEISAASEEQSSGIDQVNRAVSQMDEVTQQNAALVEEAAAAAGSLQEQAQRLAEAVAVFKINAGEVIEVPARQLAQQRSAPRVSAPQAPAQQAEPAAKPAEPAPKAAPAPRLTQVARPKPATASATRPLRRPATRAAETADTASATPPPAARRVQPSDDDWESF
- the flgL gene encoding flagellar hook-associated protein FlgL, whose translation is MRLSTTMMYTNGLSGVLAQESDMNRLVEQVGSGRKFLSPADDPLSASLSIGVAQTQSMNSTYGLNRNTAKTNLGQESNILDSITTALQDVRTRVVQAGNGTFADSDRQALSTALKSARDALLGLANSTDGNGQYLFSGYQGGVVPYAQDASGKIVYSGATGERTVQVDQSRQLSTSDLGSDIFNRANPGSQAYVSTAAPANSGTAQFGTVSVTPGSPNIGKNFSVQFEADPATGAMGYRVTTTDPNANPPVPPVITPAPPAAPTAYTADSSIDFGGVAVVIKGVPQNGDVINVESIQSADVDMFNTLDNLIKVLDSPIAGDEKALARLNNELATANKKLASNYDNVLTVAASVGARLNELDALDATGTQKGLSYSKSLSDLEDLDYYAGASQLALRQVALQAASAAFMTIQGSSLFSRK